In Oryza sativa Japonica Group chromosome 8, ASM3414082v1, the sequence TTGAAAATATAGCGTAATTGGCAGATTCAACAACCTTTTCGTTTAAAAAAAGCATTGGCATTTGGAAGATTCAGCAGCAAACATTGAGAACCGTTGAAACTTTGATGTCTCAAACCAAATGGCAGGTCTCCCTTTTGgccttttctcctctctttagCTCACGCGGCCACGCTACCCTttgcttttcctttttcctttttcgtaCCAATTTTTCCATAGACTGTTTGaatgaaataaaagaaagagaaacaAACATGTCAAAAAACCATAAATCTATAAACAAAAACAACCGTAAAAATCCAATTCAGATACATTGTATCTAAATATAAGTACTCTGTAACTGGATGTAACTGCAagttactccatccattccaggATACAAGACGTGATTTTAGTCAaagttaaattattttaaatttaactaagtttatagataaataaaataatatttataatactaaattagtttcgtcaaatcaataattgaatatattttcataataaatttgtcttgggttgaaaatgttactacttttttctataaacttgatcaaacttaacgcaaagtcaaaacgtcttgtaacctgaaatggagagagtagatTAAAAAACACgaatcttgatttttttttgacgcaagGATTCTGCTAACAAAAACTCGAAAGATACAAAAACTCAAAAAGCTATCGCAAATAAAATAGCAAATCCGTTCTTTTCTTCTGTTTCGTTCGCTTTGGCCGCCGCGTCAGCTTCGAACCCCACTGCAAGCAAACAGCGTCTCCCCCCCTTCCCgatccgacggcggcgacggcgatccATGCCATGTCGcagccggacgccgccgccgacgacccctccccctccccgtcccccaacccgccgccgccgcccgtcgcgtggCCGGAGGACGGCGCGCTGACGCGGGAGTGGGTGGCGGGGCTCACGGCGACGCTGGACTGGTGCTCCCGCAGCCTCCCCGCGGACCGGCTCCCCGACGTGCTCCCCGCGGCGCTCGTCCAGCGGCTCGTCCTCGCGGCCTCCGTCATCCTGCACCGGGAGCCCAACCTCGTGCGGGTGGACCCGCGGCCCGACCAGGCCGTCGTCGTGGTCGGGGACGTCCACGGCCAGCTCCACGACGTCATCTTCCTGCTCCGGGACGCCGGGTTCCCCTCCGACGACCGCGTCTTCGTCTTCAATGGGGATTACGTCGACCGCGGCGCCTGGGGACTCGagaccttcctcctcctcctggcttGGAAGGTGGATCCTTCATCCTGATTCTACTCCATTATGTTAAGCAGATTGCTTTAAAGGCATCATTCCCTCGTTATGTTTAATTGATTAAATAGATGGAAATCCACTGCCATAGATATTAGTTATGCTTTGTACTGATATTAtagcttcaatttttttttcaaataggaTGAACTTTTGGTTCAATTGAACTTGACATTTGACCAGTATATGTTTTGTTCTCTCTAGATGGGTTTCCAGATTTATCTTAAGAGTAAATTCTGAGCTCCAATTCCTAAAATGAAATTCAACAATATTACCACAATTCCGAACACCCTGTAGCTGTAAATgtaatacatacatatatgaaaGGTTGAAATTTTTTAGCACACTAGCATGCATAGCCATCTTCACAAGAGCAAAGAAGCATATGGTTAATTGTTTTAAACTAACCATCTTCAGAAATCAGGGGATTTAAACTATCAGCTAATGGTCATAAACTTGCTTTGTATCTGTTAGGTTTTGCTTCCGAATTCTGTGTTCCTTCTGCGGGGAAATCATGAATCCAAGTACTGTACATCAGTATATGGTTTTGAACAAGAGGTAAATTTTAAATACAAAGGTCAAGGTCCTCAAGTTTATCGGAAGTTCTTAAGATGTTTTGAAGACCTTCCTCTAGCAACAATAATAGCAGGGTGCGTCTACACTGCTCATGGAGGGATTTTCCGTGGGACGATTGTAATGCCatcaaaaagaacaaaaaagggAAAGAAGGGGAATAAATACAAAGCAAATTCCTCTGTTGATCCAACTTTGATGAAGCTCGGATCCTTGGATGAGTTATTGAAAGCAAGGAGAACTGTTCTCGACCCTCCATGGGAGGGCTCAAATTTGATTCCTGGTGATGTTCTTTGGTCTGATCCTTCTTTGGAGATGGGTCTTTCCTCAAATAAAGAAAGAGGCATTGGCTTGCTTTGGGGTCCAGATATCACTCAACAGTTTCTATATACAAATAATTTAAAGGTTTGTTGTCACTCATTTATTATCTCTTTTATCATTAGAACTATCTGGTGAACTGAATTTTTGTTGTTAAGTTATTAAGTATTGCTATGCTTTTATGGTCCTTTAATGTTTGCATCTTATAATACAATTTGAATAGTTCATGGTTCTTTTCCAGTGTCACATTTCCATACCTTTTATATCTGCCGTACATTATCTATTCAGTATTGAATATGTTTGATATACAACAATTACACCATACTACATCTCGTCAGATTGAAAAGATTAGAGAAGCAGGGCAGTTGTGCAAAAACATCGCCATATGTAAGGTGTCATGCTATTCCCAAGTGTGGACATATATGGTTTCTGGTTTGGATCCTTTTTGTATTTATCATGGAACCAATCTAATTAACCCAAAGGGTTGTTGTATCCATAGTGATTGTTTTGTCAATTTGAAATACATGATGTGAATGTAGGCAATaccaacaaattaaaattagtacTACCCAAAAAATCTATGCAGTGATGCTTTTAGTAATATATATTCTGTTACACTTAGTGTTAATCTCTGAATGCATCAGATCTAATGGGCACTTATGTTTGTTGGCCAAGGGCATGTTCATTGCATATTGTGGTACACACAATGAGCATCACTCTTATGCAGGATATGCAGGAC encodes:
- the LOC107278396 gene encoding serine/threonine-protein phosphatase 7 encodes the protein MSQPDAAADDPSPSPSPNPPPPPVAWPEDGALTREWVAGLTATLDWCSRSLPADRLPDVLPAALVQRLVLAASVILHREPNLVRVDPRPDQAVVVVGDVHGQLHDVIFLLRDAGFPSDDRVFVFNGDYVDRGAWGLETFLLLLAWKVLLPNSVFLLRGNHESKYCTSVYGFEQEVNFKYKGQGPQVYRKFLRCFEDLPLATIIAGCVYTAHGGIFRGTIVMPSKRTKKGKKGNKYKANSSVDPTLMKLGSLDELLKARRTVLDPPWEGSNLIPGDVLWSDPSLEMGLSSNKERGIGLLWGPDITQQFLYTNNLKLIIRSHEGPDARDKRHDLLGMDNGYTIDHHVECGKLITLFSAPDYPQFQASEDRYNNCGAYIVLNPPDFSTPVFHSFEAVKPRPKANPYYDFEDVIDSDEELNLGAMDDGSASS